The segment ACCGTGCGCCGCCGCCCGCCCGCCGGACCGCGTCGTCCACCGCCTGCTGCACCCGGGGCGCTCCCCGGAACCCGTTGACCTGGGCCTCCATCGGCAGCCGGACGCCGGACGCCCGCCAGGGGCCGAGCCGGTCGGCGCCCGCGTCCTCGGCGGCCGCCGCGCGCGCCCCCGCCTGCCGGGGCGGCACCGGCACGATCCGCGACAGCGCCCGCAGATCCGCGGCGAGCACCCGGTGGGTCAGGCTCAGCCCCTTCTGCGCCGCGAGAGCCACCCGGCGGTCGCCCGAGAAGACCTCCAAGGTGGCCTCGATCGGCAGATTCATCAGCGCCGACGGAGCCGAACCCGCCTCGGCGACGGTCTTGACGCCCAGCTGCGCCCGCCCCACGCTCGCGGAGCGGCGCGCGTCGCTCGCGGCGAGACCGAGGCCGCCCGCCGCGCCGAGACTCTTCAACTGCCCGGCACCGCCGTCCGGTTTGCCCGACCCGGCGAGGATCGCCTCGACGCCCCGGCTGTCGCTCTCGTCGTGGGCCGAGGCCCGCTGGGCGGCGGCCGAGGTGATGTACTCCATGTCCCGGCCGTCGGACGCGGTGTCCACATAACTGCCCTGACCGGTCCTGCGGACACGGAACACCGCCCGGTAGGGGCGCTTGCGCCCGTCGAGCAGCTCCACCCCCACCCCGCCGTCCATCGCGCTCGACAGCAGGCCCGCCGAGCCGTCGCGGTCGAGCACCCGCAGCAGCCGCTGCACGTTGTCGTTGCGGTCGGTCAGCCGGGTGCGCGGCAGCAGGTCGTCGGCCAGGGACGCGCCGAGCCGGCCGCGGACCGCCTCCAGCAGCGGCACGAAGTCGGGCATGTCCTCGATCATGCCGAAGCCGAGCGGCAGCGACCGGTCCAGCGCGGGGACCGGAGCCGGGGGGAGCAGGGGCGCGCTCCCGGACGCCGCGCCGGTGTGCGTCCCGGCCGCCGTCGACGACCCTGCCCGCTCCTCGGCCCGCGCCTTCCCGTCGGACCGCGCCGCCTTTCCGGACGAGCCCGCCGCCTTCCCGTCGGCCCGCGACGACGACGTCCCGGACGACCCCGCTGCCGTGGGCACCGTGCCCGACCCCGGGGCCGCACCGTCGCGCCGTTCCTCGCCCGGCAACCTCAGTCCGGCGGCGCGCACCTGACGCTCGGTGAGCCACACCGCGACCCCACCGGGCACCGTACGGCCCCCGCGCGACACATACGGTCCGCCGCCCGTGACCGCGACCTCCGCGACCATCCGCACCACCAGATCGCACTGGACGAGATACAGCGGACTCTTGCGGGAGGTGTGCGCGTTGCGTTCGACGGTCCCGACCAGGGTGGACGCCGTCGTGTCGCCCTGACCGAGCGTGCGGCCCGCCGAGACACCTTCGGCGAGCCGCCACTCGGCGCCGTTCTCCGACCCCGTCAGGCCGCCCTGCACGGTGACGTGACGACTCTTTCCCTCCTGCCCGGTGACCTGGTGGCCGCCCAGCACGAAGGTCTCGGTGCCCGCGCCCGTGCCCTGGTGCACGATCCGCGGCCGGGTCAGCGCGAACCGGGTGCCGACCGCGCCGTCGAGCCCGGCCAGCCGCCGTGCGTGCCGCAGGTTGCGCACCACCCAGCCGGACGACACTCCCTGCCGCAGCGCCGCGGTCACCGCCTGCGGACTCAACCGGTCCTCGATCGCCAGCCGCGGCGCGAGACCCTCCGTCTCCAGCGCGCGGTCCTCCCGCGCCTCGCGGTTGCGGGCGGCCGCACGCGCCAGCAACTCGAAGGCCAGGTCCCGCACCGGTTGAGCGTCGCCGACGGTCTCCACGAGCGTCCAGTCGCGCACGCCCCGCACGCCGCCCATCTGCCGGGCCGTCAGACCGGCCAGGTCGCCGATGCCGGCCGCCGCGAACTCCACCCGCGGCTCACGGTGACGTGCCGTGCGGGTGGCGGTCGCCTCGTCCAGGCCCCGCTTGGAGTCGCCGTCCAGGGTGAACGCGCTCGGCGTGAGCAGACGCACGTCCTGCGGGTCGAGCGGCAGCGTGCCGACGTGTTCGGGAACGGGCACGTCCCGGCCCGGCGCGCCGGGGGTCAGCGCACGGGCGGCCTTGCGCTGCCGCGACGTCATGGTGACGTCGACGGCGAGGCTCAGCGACCCGCCGAACACGCTCGCCTCCTCCGAACCGTTGGTCAGCACGTCCGTGCGCACGGTCGGGCCGCCCTGGCCGCGCCGGGTCGTCGTCCGGCCCTTCTCCGCACGCGCCGACATGGTCAGCGCACCCGGGACCAGCCGGAACTGGCCGAGCGCCATCCCGCCGATGGTGCGCGAACTCGCCCTGCCACTTTGGACGTTGCTCGTCACACCGGAATGGCTGCGCACCAGCCAGTCCTTGGTCTCACCGAGATGACCGGTCTCCCGCAGCGAACCCGTGACCTTCACCTGCACGTCGTGCGCGTGGAAGCGGGACTTGCGGCGCAGCCGCACCCGGATGCCGGTCGACAGCAACTGGTCCTTGTTGACCCGCAGGTTGGTCTCCGACAGCACGGCCACCAGCTCGCGGTAGTTGCGCCGCTGGACCTCGGCCTCCTCGGGGCTGAGACCGCGCGGCTGCTCCTCCTCGCCGAACGCGGGCAGGTAGCCCGCCAGTCGGGCGTCCGTCGCGAACATCCGTGTCACGGCCCGCATCATCGGCTCGGTGTCCAGACGGCTGATCGCCACGCTGGCACCCATCGCGCCGAAGGGCAGGTGCCGCGTGTCCTCCTCGGCCGCCCGGCCCTCGGCGCCGGCGGCGCTCTCGCCGTTCTCCGCCGCCAGGTCCTGTTCCGTCGCCCTGGCCTTCCCCTTGCCCTTGACGTCAGCCGCGGCGCCCTGCGGACGCTTGACGAACTCGCCCGCCGTCACTCCCTCGGGCAGCGGCAGCCCCAACTCCCTTGCCTCGTCGGCCCGCAGCGACACCCAGACCCGCATCGTGTGCTGCGCGGTACGGCCGCCGCCCCGGGCCCGGGTCAGCGGCGAGGTCGGACCGGACCCCTCGACGGTGAACAGCACGGTGCCCAGGTAGAGCACCTTCTCACCGCGGACCTCCGCGCCCTGCCGGCTGGACACCGTCTGCTCGGCCACGCTGAACCGCGCCTTGCGCGCCCCGGCGACCGGCATGACCGTCCCCCGGACGGCGGCCGCGTTGCCGAGCACGCCGAACCCTGCCGCGGGTCCCACGCCCAGGGCGCCGCCCCGGCCCTTGCCCGCCGTGTCCGCCACCCCGTGCTGGGCCTGCTGATGGGTGCGCAGCTGGGTCTTGCCGGTGCTCCAGCCGGGAGCCAGTTCGGTGATCGCGGCGCGCATCCGGTAGGTACCCGTCGTGGTGCCGTCCCTGCTGGTCAGATCCTCGCCCACGACACCGTCGCGCAGCAGCCGGGGCAGGTCCTCCAGCACCGTCGCGGTGGCCGTCGCCTCGTACAGCCGGGCCCGGCCGGGAGCGCCCGGCCAGGTGAGGGACGGGTGCAGGGCGGAGGCGACCGCGTCGAACAGGCCGCCGCCGCCCTGGTGCGGGGCCGCCCGGTCCGACACGGCGAGCGGGGCCATCGAATCGGCGAGGGACACCGCCTTGGCGGTCTGCGGGGTCACCGGCCGCGGCCGCGGCGCGGGACCGGCGGTCACCGGAACCAGGTGCTCCACCGGCACTCGCATGGTGAGGGCGCCGGTCCCGGCGGCGTGCCGGGCGGTCCGCTCCCCGTCCTTCATGATCCGCACGTGGTAGCCGACCCGGCGCGGCACCTCGACCGACCCCTTGTCGCTGCGCAGCACCCGCGGCTCGGCCACGTTGCGCTGACTGCGGGAGTCCTGGGACGACTGGAAGGGCTGGGCGTTGACGGTGGCCGCCCCGCCCGCCCAGACGCCGGGCGCGACCGGGGCCATCCCGAAGGCGGTGAACGCCACGCCCTTCGACGCGGAACCTCCCGCGCTCTGGGCGACCGTGGCCGCCGAGTTGTGCTGCACGTCCACCTTGGTGGCGGCGTCCTCGGCCCCGGGACCCGCGGGCGAGAAGACGCCCGGCCGGTCGTCGTCCGCGGGGGCCAGGCGCACCGTGACGTCGTAACGGTCCGTGCCACTGGCCCCCGTGACGGCGAACGCCCGGCCCGAGCCGTAGAAGGACTCGGGCCGCCCGGCGAGTTCCGCGGCGATCTCGGCGACCACGCCGTCGCGCCGCCCGACCGCGCCGGCCAGGGTGGTGGTGACGAACTCGTGCCCGGACAGGCCGTACGCCGTGGACAGTCCCGCTGCCTCCATGTCCCGCAGATACGAAGGGAGTTCGAGGGAGTCGTCGCCGACTTCCGTGATGGCGGCCGGTACCTGTGCGGGCCGGCGGCGGCCGGTGGAGGGACCGGCCGCGCCGAGGGCGGCGACGGTCGCCGCGTTGCCGGCCGTCTGCTGGAGCCCCAGCAGCGGGTTGCGGGCGGCCCCGCGGCCCGGCGCCCGGACCGCCGTCGCCACCCGCGGGGTCCGCTCGCGGGCACTGCCGTGACGGTCGTCGCCCGCCTGTCGCTGATCTCGCACGCGCGTCAGCGTAAGGACGCGTTCGGGGGCCCGGCAGGCCGCGCGTCAAGTGTTCAACTCCCGTACGCCCAGAAGTCGTCGATTCAACGACAGCAGCCGCGAACACCCCGGACGAGCTGCGCGTTCCCTGCCGTGAGCAGCGGCCTCCGGCCCTTCCGAGTCCTTTACGGGGCCGGGTACTTGGCCGGTCGCACCGGCGGTTCTGGCCGATCGGACGGGCCCGTCGTATCGGCCGCTTGGTGCGCCGGGACCGGCGGGGACGCCGGTCCAGGAGGGGACGCCGAGACGCCGGGAGCGAGCGGGCGCCGGACCCAACCGGGGGCCGGCCGTCACGGCGACTCCGGGCCCGACGGGGGTGCCGGGATCGGCCGGGGGCCTGTTTCGGCTGGGGGTGCGGGACCCGGTCGGGGGGCTGGGTCGACCGGGTCGACGGGACCGGTCGGGTTACCGGGGCCGTGGGGTGGTGGCCGGGGAGCCGGTGCGCCGCAGGAAGGCGAGGACGCAGCCGACGGCGATGAGGGCGGCCAGCGCGGCGTACCCGTAGGCGAGGGTCGCGGCGGTGCCGACCCCGGCGACGAGAAGGGGACCGCCCGCGTCGCCGAGTTCGCGCCCCAGTTCGGCGGCACCCATCGTCTGGCCCATGCGTTCCTCGGGGGTGCGCGTGGCGAGGGCGGCGAATCCGAGCGGGGTGATCACCCCCGTGCCGGCACCGATCAGCACGGCGGCGAGCAGGACCCCCGCGAGGCCGGACACCATGGCGCACCCGAGACCCGCGGCGGTGAGGGCCAGCCCCGCGGCGAGACCCGTCCCGGAGGTCACGCGCCGCTCGTCGAGGGCGCGTCCCGCGTACGGCTGGACGACCGCGCCGGTGGCGGCGAGGACGGAGACGGCGGCGCCGGTCGCGAGCGGACCGAGGCCGGCGGCCGCGCCGGAGACCGGCAGGAAGCCGACACCGGCCGAGAGCGCGGCGGTCGCGGCGGCCAGCGCGGCGGTCGGACCGAGGAAGACGGGATCGGCCAGACGGCGGGCGAGGTCGAGGACGGTCTGACGCCGCCTGGGCAGGGGCGGTACGGCGGGTACGGCCGCCGCGGCCCACGCGGCGACGGCCCCGCCGAGCACGGCGAGGACCGTGAACAGCAGGCGCAGGCCGCCGGCCCGCACAAGGACGCCGCCGAGCAGCGGGCCGAGGGTGTAGCCGAGCGACTTGGAGAACCCGTAACCGCCGAACGCGCGCCCGCGCCGGGCGGCCGGGTTGAGGCGGGCCACCAGCGCGGAGGCGGACGGCGAGAACGCGGAGGCGGCGGCGCCCTGGCCCAGGCGGGCGGCCCACAGCCAACCGGGGCTGTCGGCCAGGGCGTAGAGGGCGGAGGCCGCGCCGAAGGCGGTCAGACCGCCGACGAGGACGGGCTTGGCCCCGACACGGTCGGCGAGGCTGCCGAACACCGGCTTCAGGACGACCTCGGCGCCGTCGTAGAGGGCGAGCAGACCGCCAAGGACGAGGAGGGAGGTGACGGCGCCGTCGGACAGTCCGCCGAGGTTCGCGGCGATGCCGTGGGCGCCGAAGGCGGTCGTGAACCCGGCCGCGTACAACGGCCACATGCGGACCGGCGGCGCGGGCCGGGCGGACGGGGTGGCGCTCATCGCGCGTCCTTCGTACTCGGTGCGGACCCGAGCTCCCGCTCGGACACTCCTCCACACGGTGCCGCAGTCCACCGCCCCTGTCGAAGCCCCGGCCGCGGGCGTCCCCGACCCGCGCGGCACGGCTTCCGGCGCCGCGAGCCGGGGCAGCACCGGGGCCGCGGGTGCCGGACCGGTGGGCGCCGGACGGGCGGGCGCCGTGCGTCGCCGGGCCCGGGGGACGCGCCCCGTACCCTTTTCGGGTGTCGTCCTCTCGTCTGCAACGCGTCGCCGTCCTCGTGCTCGAAGGGGCCAAACCGCTCGACGTGGGCATCCCGGCACAGGTGTTCACGACCCGCGCGAGCATGCCGTACGAGGTGCGGGTGTGCGGGGCGGCCCCCGGGCTGGTGACGGGCGGCGACGGGCTGTCGTACCACGTCGCCCACGGCCTGGAGGCCCTCGACCGGGCGGACGTCGTCTTCCTCCCCGGCTACCGCACGCCGGACCGGGAGGACCCGCCGGAAGCGGTCCTGCGGGCGCTGCTGGCCGCCCACGCCCGCGGAGCGCGGCTCGCGGCCATCTCGACGGGCGCCTTCGCGCTCGCCGCCACCGGCCTGCTCGACGGCAGGCGCGCCACGACCCACTGGCACTACACCCGGGCGCTCGCGGCGAAGCACCCGCTCGTCCAGGTCGACGAGAACGTCCTCTTCGTCGACGAGGGCAGCGTGCTGACGTCGGCCGGCGCCGCCTCCGGCATCGACCTGTGCCTGCACATCCTGCGCCGCGACCTCGGCGTGGCCGCGTCGAACCACGCGGCCCGGCGCCTGGTCGCCGCCCCCTACCGCAGCGGCGGCCAGGCGCAGTACGTGCCGCGCAGCGTGCCCGAGCCGCTGGGGGAGAGGTTCGCCGCCACCCGCGAATGGGCGCTGCACCGGCTGGACGAGCCCCTGACCCTGGAGGCGCTGGCCCGGCACGCGGCGGTCTCGGACCGTACCTTCTCGCGGCGGTTCGTCGAGGACACCGGGTACACACCGATGCAGTGGGTCATGCGCGCGCGGATCGACCTGGCCCGCGAACTGCTCGAACGCTCCGAGCGCAGCGTCGAGCAGATCGCGAACGACGTCGGACTCGGCACGGGCGCGAATCTGCGCACCCACTTCCAGCAGATCCTCGGCACCACCCCGAGCGAGTACCGCCGCACCTTCACGAAGGGCGAGTGACCGGGGGAGGGGAGAGGGCGAGCAGGGCGCGTGCGGCGACTACGCCGGGTACGGCGGGTACGGCGACTACGGCGGGTTCGCGGGGTATGGCGAGATCCTTTCGAACCATGGCGCTCGCGCCTACGGCGCGGCCGCCCGCCGCACGCGAGGCTGGTGGCGAACCGCAGGGAAGGGACCCCACTCATGACTCGCATCGCCGTCAACGGATTCGGCCGCATCGGACGCAACGTGCTGCGCGCGCTCCTGGAGCGCGACAGCGACCTCGAGATCGTCGCCGTCAACGACCTCACGGACCCCGCCGCCCTCGCCCGGCTGCTCGCCTTCGACTCCACGTCCGGCCGGCTGGGCCGCCCGGTCAGCGTCGAAGGCGACGTCCTCGTGGTCGACGGCCGGCGGATCAAGGTGCTCGCCGAGCGCGAGCCGGCCCGCCTGCCCTGGGCCGAGCTCGAGGTCGACCTGGTGCTGGAGGCGACCGGCCGGTTCACCTCGGCCAAGGCCGCCCGCGCCCACCTCGACGCGGGCGCCCGCAAGGTGCTGGTCAGCGCGCCCTCCGACGGCGCCGACGTCACGCTCGCCTACGGCGTCAACACCGACGCGTACGACCCCGAACTGCACACGATCGTCTCCAACGCCTCCTGCACGACCAACGCGCTCGCCCCGCTGGCGGCCGTCCTGGACGACCTGGCCGGGATCGAGCACGGCTTCATGACGACGGTGCACGCCTACACGCAGGAGCAGAACCTCCAGGACGGCCCGCACCGCGACCCGCGCCGCGCCCGTGCCGCGGGCGTCAACATCGTGCCGACCACGACGGGCGCCGCGAAGGCGATCGGTCACGTGCTGCCGAACCTCGACGGCAAGCTGTCCGGCGACTCGATCCGGGTGCCGGTGCCGGTGGGCTCGATCGTCGAGCTCAACACCACCGTCGCCCGCGACGTGACGCGCGAGGACGTGCTGGCGGCCTACCGCGCCGCGGCCGAGGGGCCGCTCGCCGGTGTCCTCGAGTACTCGGAGGACCCGCTGGTCTCGTCCGACATCACGGGCAACCCGGCGTCGTCCATCTTCGACTCCGCCCTCACCCGGGTCGACGGCCGGCACATCAAGGTGGTGGCCTGGTACGACAACGAGTGGGGCTTCTCCCACCGCGTGATCGACACCCTGGAACTGCTCGCCGCGGGCTGACCACCCGCCGCACCGCGCCCACCCTCCGTCCACCTGGCCCTCCGTCCACCGGACCCTCCGTCCACGGGACGCTCTGTCCACCGGGCGATCGACGCCCGGGCGGGCAGGGGTCGGGGGCGGGGGGCCGCCTCGCGAACCGGCGCGCCCGTACGGCGTGCAATCGGCGTCTGCCTTTGGGGGATCCACGACAAGGAGAGCCGTCCCGTGCGGGCGGCGCCCGTCGGTCGCGGCCTCCTCAGGCCCCTTGCCGCCGGGCCGGCTCCGGTTCGCGGCGCGGTCGTCAGGCGGCGTGGCGGGCTGTGGGCGGAGGGTGCAGGCGCCGTGCGGCCTGGCGGCGGGCCGACGTCGCCGACAGGACCAGGTAGCGGATCTTGCTGGCGTCCAGGCCCATGACGGCGGCGGCACGGGCGCTGGTGTAGCCGAGCTTGCAGTGCAGGACGAGCGCGTCGTACTGGTGCGGGGGGCAGGTCTCGAGCGCGGGCAGGGCGGGGGCGGCCATCTGCACCCGGGTGCGCAGTTGTGTCCAGGCCCTGCCCTGGGGGTCGGGGCTGCTGATGATGTCGAGCCAGCCGACGGCGAGTTCGCCGAGCAGGCGGCGTACCAGGCGATGGGCCTGGACGTCGGGCAGGTGGGCACGGGCGTAGTCGAGGTAGCTGCTGCGGTTGAGGGCGCAGAACGCCTCGAAGGCGGGGGGCAGTGCCGCGGTGAGGTCGGTCGGCTCCCGGGGCAGTCCGCTGTGCGGGCGGGGGCGCGGGAGTCGCGTCGCCGTGGCGCGGGTGGGTGCGGTGGGACGGTATGTGGTGGAGGTGGAGGTGGTCATCCGGTCACCTTGGTTGCGGGGTCGGCGGTGCGGGGCGGCGGGCCGCTGAGGGCGGCGCAGGCGGCGTTCCACAGGGGCCGCAGCGGCTGGGCTTCGGCGTGGAGTGCGTGGGCGAGTTCCTCGACGTCCTCCCAGGAGGGGAGGGCCGTGCCGTCGAGCATTCCGGTGATGGTGTGCTCGGTCAGGCGGGTGCTCAGGCCGATCTGGTCGGTGTGGGGCCGGGCGGCGGCCAGGTGCAGTCCGCGCAGGGCGGCGGGAAGGCTCTGGCGTTGGCTCGGGATCCGGCCGCGGGCGGCCGCCCACAAGGGCTGGACCTCTGCCGGGTCTCCGCCGCAGGCGAGGGTGAGCCGGCGGGCGACCTTCCAGGACGGGCAGCGTTCGCCGTTCAGGACACGCGACACGTAGGAGGCGGACACCTCGACGTCGGTGGCGAGTTCGCGACGGGACTTGCCGCTCGCGTAGTGCAGTTGGGCCAGGGCCCGTGTGAGTACGGCGGCCGGGCCGTGGGTGTGCCGGTCGGGAGCTCTGGCACGGGATGTCGTCATCTCTCCACCGCCGTCGGGTGTGCGGCGGTGGGCCGGCAGCCGCGTCGCCGGAGTCGTCTGCGGCACGGGGGAGGGCGCGGGCGTGGCCTGGCGTGGCAGGCGGACCCGGGTCCTGGTGCGCAGGGGGCGGCTCTCCTTCCGGCGGCGCACGGCTTCGGTGGAGTACTTGCGGGTGAGCTGTTCCGAGGGCAGCCCCAGGCACTGGGCGATGTCGGCGTTCCTCTGCCGGTCGTCGCGGGCCTGCTGGATCAGTGCGGCTTTGAGGTCCTCGAGGTCGGCCTCGGCCACCCGCATCAGGCTCAGCGCCGCCAGGGGCTGGCGTGTGTGGGCCAACTGCAACAGGCGCGTGATGACTTGGGCCAGCTCGTCGGCGACCTGGCCGGTGAAGGCCTGGTGGGCGAGGGCGTCCGGGGTGAGGGACTTCTCGCGGGCCTTGCGGTAGGCGCGGCCGCAGGCGTCGCTGCAATACGCGCGGGGCCGGCCGGACCCGATGGTGCGGCCGATGGGCTTGCCGCACGCCGGGTTGAGGCAGTAGGCGGGGCCTGGGTCTTTCGGTGTCATGACAGGGGGCATCCCTTCCGCGAAGTGCCGCCGGAAACAGGCCGGTGCGTAAATGGAGAGATTCGGCAGATCCCGACACGGCGTGGCGCCGGCCGTGCGGGTCCGGGTGGATGAATCCTCCGTGCACCCGGTGCCTGCCGCCCGGCAGCCTGCTGCTGCCGGGCGACGGACACCTGCTTGTCAGGCGGTGCGTAGCCGCCGGTAGCGCAGGTGCGAGCGACGTGTCGCGGCCAGCAGCATGCAGACCGCCGCTGCGGCGAGGTCGTACGCCTCGGGCCGCAGGACCAGCACGATGCCGAGGACGGGGGCCGCGATGAACGCCCCTACCTGCATGGTGACTTCCCTGTCACGCAGATCGCGAGTTTCAACCGCGGCTTGCTGCGGGATGTTACGGTCGAACCGCTTCGGCCGAGCCGGATCCAGTGACCGGCCGAAGAGAGAAGTGGGGTCAGGGGGCATATCAACTCCTTGATCTAGAAGAAGAGTTGAGTCGAGCCCCGGTTTGGTATCCCGCCGTCGCCGGGGCTCACTCGCGCGTTGAGGGGAACGTACATGCTCACTCAAACAAACGCATAGCACTACCGTACGTAAATGACATCGCTGCGGTATCCGACACCGGTGCACGTGCAAGACGGTCAGCTTCGAACGCCATGCGGTCGGAAACGGTCCCCATAGCCCGCCGGGTGGCTCAACTTCCTCGCCCGGAGCAGCCATCTTCGTAAGGCACACCCCCCTCGGCCACCTCGCACGCAACCACCGTCCCGACGCATCCGCACTGA is part of the Streptomyces asoensis genome and harbors:
- a CDS encoding MFS transporter, with product MWPLYAAGFTTAFGAHGIAANLGGLSDGAVTSLLVLGGLLALYDGAEVVLKPVFGSLADRVGAKPVLVGGLTAFGAASALYALADSPGWLWAARLGQGAAASAFSPSASALVARLNPAARRGRAFGGYGFSKSLGYTLGPLLGGVLVRAGGLRLLFTVLAVLGGAVAAWAAAAVPAVPPLPRRRQTVLDLARRLADPVFLGPTAALAAATAALSAGVGFLPVSGAAAGLGPLATGAAVSVLAATGAVVQPYAGRALDERRVTSGTGLAAGLALTAAGLGCAMVSGLAGVLLAAVLIGAGTGVITPLGFAALATRTPEERMGQTMGAAELGRELGDAGGPLLVAGVGTAATLAYGYAALAALIAVGCVLAFLRRTGSPATTPRPR
- a CDS encoding GlxA family transcriptional regulator; protein product: MSSSRLQRVAVLVLEGAKPLDVGIPAQVFTTRASMPYEVRVCGAAPGLVTGGDGLSYHVAHGLEALDRADVVFLPGYRTPDREDPPEAVLRALLAAHARGARLAAISTGAFALAATGLLDGRRATTHWHYTRALAAKHPLVQVDENVLFVDEGSVLTSAGAASGIDLCLHILRRDLGVAASNHAARRLVAAPYRSGGQAQYVPRSVPEPLGERFAATREWALHRLDEPLTLEALARHAAVSDRTFSRRFVEDTGYTPMQWVMRARIDLARELLERSERSVEQIANDVGLGTGANLRTHFQQILGTTPSEYRRTFTKGE
- the gap gene encoding type I glyceraldehyde-3-phosphate dehydrogenase, producing the protein MTRIAVNGFGRIGRNVLRALLERDSDLEIVAVNDLTDPAALARLLAFDSTSGRLGRPVSVEGDVLVVDGRRIKVLAEREPARLPWAELEVDLVLEATGRFTSAKAARAHLDAGARKVLVSAPSDGADVTLAYGVNTDAYDPELHTIVSNASCTTNALAPLAAVLDDLAGIEHGFMTTVHAYTQEQNLQDGPHRDPRRARAAGVNIVPTTTGAAKAIGHVLPNLDGKLSGDSIRVPVPVGSIVELNTTVARDVTREDVLAAYRAAAEGPLAGVLEYSEDPLVSSDITGNPASSIFDSALTRVDGRHIKVVAWYDNEWGFSHRVIDTLELLAAG
- a CDS encoding helix-turn-helix domain-containing protein — protein: MTPKDPGPAYCLNPACGKPIGRTIGSGRPRAYCSDACGRAYRKAREKSLTPDALAHQAFTGQVADELAQVITRLLQLAHTRQPLAALSLMRVAEADLEDLKAALIQQARDDRQRNADIAQCLGLPSEQLTRKYSTEAVRRRKESRPLRTRTRVRLPRQATPAPSPVPQTTPATRLPAHRRTPDGGGEMTTSRARAPDRHTHGPAAVLTRALAQLHYASGKSRRELATDVEVSASYVSRVLNGERCPSWKVARRLTLACGGDPAEVQPLWAAARGRIPSQRQSLPAALRGLHLAAARPHTDQIGLSTRLTEHTITGMLDGTALPSWEDVEELAHALHAEAQPLRPLWNAACAALSGPPPRTADPATKVTG